A single genomic interval of Methylobacterium bullatum harbors:
- the btr_1 gene encoding HTH-type transcriptional activator Btr, with product MRIDQSEFGCTIELDGEIEAVLQTSMGLGWSGIGFSDIMLGSQGTVSIVQQGIHFALSLSPPSQRFLWSGQTYDFSEDNIIVLEPGAAVVESWTGPFRTLTLRLAPEAVERITDASLTKTQIRTQFVPLRSQIAVSHLLQAVSADLETGCSSGPLLVESVSATLLQLFSGGEAIPRRAGPTLSSAQATTLRELILSRLAEPLSLQHLADAVGTSVGHLVRAFKTSFGVTPYQFILRERVNRAQDLIASGTLSLSEIVPLVGFNDASQMSKTFRRLTGQPPRAFLRRARETRPLGPSDG from the coding sequence ATGCGGATTGATCAGAGCGAATTCGGTTGCACGATCGAACTCGACGGCGAGATCGAGGCTGTGCTCCAGACCAGCATGGGTCTCGGCTGGTCCGGAATCGGCTTCAGCGACATCATGCTCGGCAGCCAGGGGACGGTGTCCATCGTCCAGCAAGGCATCCACTTCGCCCTGTCGCTGTCGCCGCCGAGTCAGCGCTTCCTCTGGTCGGGCCAGACTTATGATTTTTCGGAGGACAACATCATCGTCCTCGAGCCGGGGGCTGCTGTGGTCGAGAGTTGGACCGGGCCGTTCCGTACGTTAACGCTGAGACTGGCCCCGGAGGCCGTCGAGCGCATCACCGACGCCTCCCTCACCAAGACACAGATTCGGACGCAGTTCGTTCCGTTGCGCTCGCAGATCGCGGTCAGCCATCTATTGCAAGCCGTATCGGCCGACCTGGAGACGGGATGCTCCAGCGGGCCATTGTTGGTGGAAAGCGTATCGGCGACGCTGCTGCAGCTGTTCTCAGGCGGTGAAGCGATTCCCCGCCGCGCCGGCCCCACGCTGTCTTCGGCACAGGCCACGACCCTTCGCGAGCTGATCCTCTCCCGCCTCGCTGAACCGCTGAGCCTGCAACACTTGGCGGACGCCGTCGGCACCAGCGTTGGCCATCTCGTTCGCGCCTTCAAGACATCCTTCGGTGTGACACCCTATCAGTTCATCTTGCGGGAGCGGGTGAACCGGGCGCAGGACCTGATTGCCAGCGGGACGTTGAGCCTGAGCGAGATCGTGCCCCTGGTGGGGTTCAACGATGCGAGCCAGATGTCAAAGACCTTCCGCCGTCTCACGGGACAGCCGCCACGCGCCTTCCTGCG